CCGTCATCCGCGCGCCAGCTCATATAATCATTATAGACCAGTTCGGCCTTCGGCGCTGCGGCGCGGGCCGTGCGGAAGGCGAGATCGATCGTGTCTTCGGCGCCGAGATGGCGGGAGAGGGCGGTCTCGCGCAGCTGGCCGGTATCGGAATCGATCGCCTCGTTGACCACGTCGAAACTGTCGACCACGCGGGCATAGCGGCGCGCGACCGTATCGACATGCCGGGTGAGCAGGCGGGCGGCTTCCTTGCGCGGATCGGGGCCGAAATCATAGGTCGCCAGCCATTCGGGCATCCAGCGTTCGGAATGCCACAGCAACGTATGGCCACGCACGCCGAGATGGTTTTCCTGCGCCCACGCCACGATGTCATCGGCGGCGCGGAAATCGAAGTCGTGCGCGTTCGGGCGGGTCGCGCCCCACTTCATCTCATTCTCGGGCACGATCAGCCCGCATTGCGCGGCATTGAGCGCGCGATAGGCGGGATCGCGGAAATTGGCGCCGCCGATCGTGCTGCCGAAGTGGATGCCCCTGGCGCGCGCGATCGTGGCGAGCGAGTCCGGTGGCGGAGCCGCACCGAGCAAGGGCAAAGCTGCGGCGGAGGCGAAGCCGGCGAGAATGTCGCGCCGGCGCGGTTGCTGGCCGGAGGTTTCGCCGGCGGCGGGGGCATGATGGGGTGCGATGATCCCT
This DNA window, taken from Sphingomonas sp. AP4-R1, encodes the following:
- a CDS encoding endo-1,4-beta-xylanase is translated as MLALSDTRRPAPSEGPDRRGIIAPHHAPAAGETSGQQPRRRDILAGFASAAALPLLGAAPPPDSLATIARARGIHFGSTIGGANFRDPAYRALNAAQCGLIVPENEMKWGATRPNAHDFDFRAADDIVAWAQENHLGVRGHTLLWHSERWMPEWLATYDFGPDPRKEAARLLTRHVDTVARRYARVVDSFDVVNEAIDSDTGQLRETALSRHLGAEDTIDLAFRTARAAAPKAELVYNDYMSWRADDGVHRDAVLRLLERLKARGTPVDALGVQSHLGSKYSDSPTGLGSLDERAWRRFLDQVTGMGLRLLVTELDVHDNPLPTAIGARDRLVADHTHAYLDLMLSYPQLHTVMCWGLSDRYSWLNGSRPRPDGTPKRPCPFDAAFQPKPMRDAIAAAFRAAPPRSA